The Mus musculus strain C57BL/6J chromosome 2, GRCm38.p6 C57BL/6J genome has a window encoding:
- the Olfr360 gene encoding olfactory receptor 360: MATKNKTEVTEFVLLGLSSRPEIQPVIFGVVLIMYLMAVLGNTLLILVACSDPRLQTPMYFLLSQLSLIDISLTTITIPQMLVHTLSVNRSISYNRCMTQLFFFMAVGSMEVYLLGAMAYDRYVAICDPLRYSAIVSYSLCLQITLTSWMVVSLNSLLYSVLVTRLTFCGNKVTHFFCDITPLLKLSCTRPVLNEMLIFTEGVAVVGSPFFFIWGSYVRIGIAMAHMHSFAALKKALSTCSSHILVVLLLFGTLARMYLKPSSSYDLGQDRQVAIFYTLISPMLNPLIYSLRNQDVKGALWRLFRKLHTSDWLSDKE; this comes from the coding sequence ATGGCCACTAAAAACAAGACAGAAGTGACTGAGTTTGTGTTGTTGGGATTGTCCAGTAGGCCAGAGATACAACCAGTTATTTTTGGAGTTGTCCTTATCATGTACCTGATGGCAGTTTTGGGCAATACTCTACTAATACTTGTTGCTTGTTCAGATCCCAGGCTTCAGACCCCCATGTACTTCCTTCTCAGCCAGCTGTCCTTGATTGACATATCTTTAACAACCATCACTATTCCTCAGATGCTAGTGCACACACTCTCTGTAAATCGGAGCATTTCCTATAATCGTTGCATgacacaattatttttctttatggcagTGGGCAGCATGGAAGTCTACTTGCTGGGTGCAATGGCATATGACCGCTATGTTGCCATCTGTGACCCTTTAAGATACTCTGCCATTGTCAGCTATAGCCTCTGTCTGCAAATAACATTGACCTCATGGATGGTGGTCAGCCTTAACAGTCTCCTGTACAGTGTGTTAGTCACTCGTTTAACCTTCTGTGGCAACAAGGTCACTCACTTCTTCTGTGACATCACTCCTCTGCTGAAGCTCTCTTGTACTCGACCAGTGCTTAATGAAATGCTAATCTTCACTGAAGGTGTAGCTGTGGTGGGTAGCCCCTTCTTCTTCATTTGGGGTTCTTATGTTCGAATAGGTATTGCCATGGCCCACATGCACTCCTTTGCTGCCCTGAAGAAAGCTCTGTCTACCTGTAGCTCCCACATTCTGGTTGTGCTGCTCCTTTTTGGCACTTTGGCTAGAATGTACCTTAAGCCATCATCCAGCTATGACTTAGGCCAGGATCGCCAGGTTGCCATCTTCTACACGCTCATCTCCCCTATGTTAAATCCACTAATTTACAGCCTTAGGAACCAAGATGTTAAAGGAGCACTATGGAGGCTTTTTAGGAAACTCCATACTTCAGACTGGCTCTCAGACAAAGAATGA